Part of the Carassius auratus strain Wakin unplaced genomic scaffold, ASM336829v1 scaf_tig00014070, whole genome shotgun sequence genome is shown below.
aaaattggtttgtaTAATCGTACACATAACCAAACCACCTTATCATTAAATGTGTTATACTGTGGCTGCATCCAAAATGGCATAATGTTTGAGATACTTCTTTTGAATAAGCAATTACTTTGTATGTGTGAGgtataaaatgtcttttttttttgtactgaatTTTTAATTCTTGTCATTTCATGTGACCTACAGAATCAGTGCTTCACTGCCATGGAATAATTAAGTGTCTACAAATCAGTATCTGGCTGGAAGTAGTATGTCATACAGATATTATAAAGTAGGGAATTAAAAGgcatccagtgtgtgtgtgtgtgtgtgtgtgtgtgtgtttatcaagtAAAAGTCattaatatatgtgaccctgaataacaaaaccagtcacaagggtcaattttttcaatatttcgatgagatacaactatttgataatctggaatctgaggaagcaaaaaatgtctttaaagttgtccaaatgaggtTCTTAGCAATCCATATTACTCATAAAAAATTAcgctttgatatatttacagtaaaacatatcttaatggaacatgagctttacttaatattcaaattattttaggcataaaagaaaaatctataattttgacccatacaatatattgttggctattgctacaaatatactcatgctacttatgactgcttttgtgctccagggtcacatatttagtGTAAGCAAAAACCAACTGATGTTGCACAGTGATTTTTCCCCCCTGTGATTTCACTTTGCATATTTTGACATAAGtaaaaaatatcatataaatatgatttccatgagttttatgatttaattttttatgataatccataataataacaactaaaatataattttcagatttttttttttttgatttattaaatgtaacaatattaaGCTCTTGTGTAGCTTTTGTTCTAAACACATTCAAAGATGTGTGTTGTTTATTTTCTTGTCAGCAGAAGCTGAGCACCTGAGACACATTGAGAATATGTGAGGTGTGAATGCAGGTGTAGAGAAAATCAACTTTTCATTTCCACACCAACTTAGTCATGTAATGTGTTGATGGCAGACTCACTATGTATAAAAATAGCTTTGTGGTTTTGAGCTCAAATAATTGATGTAGCTTGCAAAAAGTCCTCCCTCTTATGCAGAGCTAGCAATGTCATTGTTTTAGGTTTAATCCGAATTAGAACTAAGCATTTCTTTGAGGCTCGAAAACACCAGTTAAGTAGGTCGTTTGTTTCCAGTACTTGCAAGGACGAGCCTGTAGTGTTGTCTTTAGAACAGAAAGCTCCTCTGAGCTTTTCAAAGTCATAAAGCTAAAGAATACGGCTGCAAGAAACATTCCCCAGATCGCTCAATTTAGCTGACTGCGGAGGAATGCTTTGTCCCCTTTCAGCTCAGCCTAACTCAAGGACTGAATCGGAAGGCGAAGAGGTCATCCAGAAGAAAAGAAAGTGAGGGTCTGCAAGATGGGTTATTTAGCGCCTCTGAAAAAAGCCTCTTCTCCACGCTCTCCATGAAATGCATTCCGATCCTTGCCGGCAGAAGGGTTATTATCCCTCTGTTGGTGCCAACGTGTAGGGTCTTAAGCGGAGACGAACTCCAAGACGTTTTATTGTCCCTTATCTTTCTCTCCATCAGCTTTCAGATAGCCATGTCTCAGTTCCCTGGAGGCTGGAAGTGGAGCAGAGAGATTCCTGGGTGCTCAGAGATTCCTGCACTCACTCCAGTGGTGGTTTAAGTGGTGGGTCAGAGTTCAAAGGCGTCTGAGATGTGCATCTGTAGCCGTTCGACCGTCGGTCAATGCGACCAGCCAGCCGCACCCTAATGTGTATTAGCAAGACAAAGAGCTCGGGAGGGGCCGGGCTTTGATTTGTCTGAGATTTATGGGCATGATGAAATCCAGCCTGAATATACGCCGTTTCCCCATTTTCTATATCATTTACTAAGATCTAAATGGACTGCTTTTGTTCCAGGAGACGGACGCCTGGGATGAAAAGGCGATACATTGAAAGAGGGGCGGCGAGGGGAGGGTTCCCGGCTGACCGGAGATGCTCTTTTCAGGTTTCCTTCAGCTGATGTGGGCCTGTGTGGATCAAAGACGAGGGATCACAAGAGAAGAAAGAACACACTGGGTACTTCAGAGGTCCCGTTCTACTTCAACTCCATGTCAAGATGTTTGCTAAGCACATGATGGACCGTGCATGTGGCTTTAAGATGTTAACACATCTAAATGCCTAACCAATAAGGAAAAACTGactgcagcaaaaaaaaacaaaaagaaattatatatatatatatatatatatatatatatatatatatatatatatatatatatatatatatatatatatatatatattaaaatctgtttttgaaACTTGAATATGGGATACCATAGAGATGTTCCCCCCATTTAGAATAAGAGTTGCATTTACTAAATAGCATAATACTGAACGATTACGATAGACTATGTGGTTCAAACATTCTTTACGCATAATCTGTAGAACAAGACAAGCTTGTTAAATCTCATGTAGAAAAGGTACATGGCCATCTAGCTCCAACCAAAGTGATCCGAAAGCTCCTGGCATCAAGGTTACAACTTCCCAGCTCATAAATTACAACTTCCTAGGGGGACTTTATGACAGCATTATAATAACTAAGCAAATATACTGCCTAATTTACAGATGTAGTAGATCATATAGCACACACAAAAGttgcatactgtgcacagtaCAAACTGCAgaagtagtaatagtagtatgcTATTTCAAACATATCCAGTGTCCTTTTCATTGTTAACCCCTCAAACCCATCCCACTGAGTCCCAGATGAAAGTCTCCATGTCCTGTTGTAAATACTGTGCAACCCTCATGACCCACTGGGTGATAAATAACCTCTAAGGTTAACTATGTTTGAAATGGAGCTGTGAAACCATTATGGGCCCCCAGAGTTTTCTTGACATCGCCAATATGTTATCAGTATGCTCTGCCTTTGTTAAACACATTCGATGGTACACGTTTTGGGTTAGGAAACAAACtggatatttatataatataatatatattttatataaagctcaggcctatctatctattttcacaggcctatctaaagggttattGGTGCCACCTGGTGATTAACAGTAAAAATTAACAACATAAAAGAAATGCATGATTATATATATGGTCATcgatttgcaataaaaaaaaaatgtcattataatggaagtcaatggggcaaaaacagccatgaaggagaaaaaaatctaatctgaTGCCAAACAAAAACTAACAACAATGCATCAAGATAaaagataaaaggtaaaaaaataattataataataaatccagTCCACAACCactttttatatagaaaataagtcattgtgtgtgttttttcacccaaatcagtgacataatctATGAACttggaaattaaatatatatatatagatgaataggtttatgaaaaaataaataaataaataaaatctgtatctgatacattttttacagcagtttaatttagtggatgttttcatcccaaacataagGAAAGGGTAATACTTAATTTGCCCACATTGTATTGttgagtttgtttttttgttttgttttttttaaattcaaagaattttcccaaaatatgtgtaaaaataagatttgtcacgaAAAATCATTCAATTTGCTGAAGCACAGAGAAAGCTGTGGCCAAATTAAGACTCAAcattaccccctagtggacgaaaacgttgCCAATCAGACAGCCTTTCCTTGTGTAGACAGTTGCATAGTGAAGATTACCCCAAAGCACCACATAGTGTCCAACCTACTCTAATACTATTATAACCTGTTTAAATGTGAACAAGGGATCTACAACATTAAAGAAATACTTTATTTATACCTTGTACATGAAAAATCTAAAAGACTGGACACAACTATGGGACACGGTTGTGCAGCAGTGAGCATCACAACAGTGAAAGGAACCTCAAGGTTGTAAATGTGTGAATTTGTATAGGGCCCCATTCCTGTACTTTGCCCGAAGCCCCCAAATCACTAAATCCGTCCCTGGTAATTTATTATATTCGGTCTTATTGCTATttatatgaaatgttatttaataaaggtttttttttattttttttttatttttttagaaagttATTTTGAGTTTTATAAAAGTGCTATAATATAACTTACTACTTATAAGTTAACACTAAGCATTACTAAAGGATTTAGCATACAATGTTGGTGGAAAATACTAGACAATTTTGGCAGTCAAAACCCCACCaagttttggggaaaaaaataaataaaatgttacagtatTGCCATATCTACTTGTTTAATTAGTAACTGAAAATTGCATTTACTGCTCGATTTCCCAGTTTAACCATAGGCCTACAAAGAGAATTGAGATGATCCAGTCAATCaaatgaaaaagaataaaaacaatatgaaaatgaaaaaataaaatactttcgaATTTCGAACGTAtagaataattctaaatgaagaCTTTTGTCACAGAACATGGCATACTTAGAGATTGTATGCGAACTTATGTTAGACCTATACTTAAATTGAAACAGGTTTGTTTTAACGGCTTAATATTATCATCAGTACTTAACCAGATTAGCTCAAGTTACTAAATCAAGTAATTCTCTCTTCATTTGTGATCTTTTGACAACAGCAGAGACGAAGTGACAACAATCGAACCTTCAAACAAGTGTCTGGCGCCATCTAGTCGAAAACAGATGAAATGTGAAGTGTGGTGGGTCTTATTCATTGGTTACAGGGCCGCTgctgtgccccccttcctcaaatatgatgatgaaaaaaccaacaacaacaaaacacctactataaggggtgaaaatagaactttgtATTTGtacattgtattatttacaaattacaattgtagctctcgacatttacctatggctataactttattatgactaatttattttatagtctcaagcattcagaaatcatacaaaaggatatgaagcagttttactatgataagaccatgctttatttttgtaagggttgtgatatgcacgtttttgttgttgaatacattttaaaggctgtcatctatagcaaaaaggtgtccaaaaatgaaagattaagtgaatatttgaattaaatgtttggtcagcagcctaaacaaggatttgattgtcctgtaagtgtaacatcagtaattacatggcatttggctccctttgcaggcatttgtaataacatggacataaattgtttattttgtatttgcctacattatgtattttaacagcattattattaaccgatcattattgcctcattgttttttcatataatgcattttaagtaattttaaaggctattgatggcttaggactgtttttatagcaacaacaacaaaaatattacagcatattaatatatttttttaagtattatttgaagtaacaaaaccatggctacaagaacgatgatttgtggtgttattgttaaaaccatgggtcattttcgtaagggaacctgaaaaaaaaggaatgtgcctgaaagtgagaaacgggcctcgtttttacctaaattatttataatttatttttatatgtattaaaaatgtataaggtgtgcattgtagctgacacctaaatgaacacattacaattgttttatgactgcaagtctttctcatCAAATGCTATTGAGATTCAAATTTGTTCAAATTtgttgagtccatgtgaaaaaatatgatttacagttcattttaataaaaatcaaacattcaattaaattgcgcattatagctgacacccaaatgaacaattacagttgtttttatgactgcaagtcattctcttcaaatgctactgacgttagaaaagtgtataccaatatcgcatgtaactttagagacggtccctaaatttgagactctcgaacgtccaacgtcaagccaactttatgcctgtttttttatttttatttttattttttttactttcttaagttttcttttctctgcgccggattgctgatgtcctttacctGGGCATATATGTCCATCCattaattatgaacattcagccacaaacatgacctttcttttactgtctatgggtgcgagcgcggatgggagaatggcgcatgttttttttgttgttgttgttgtttttttttttttagcaaatgggatggtgccccctctgggagttggtgccctacgcagacAGCGTACTCTGACAAGACATGacaacatagtttttttttttaggttttcaaAAAACCTTTCATTTCATGAGAACCTCAATTTCATGAGAATGCTGGGaatgttttgctgtttttctgAGATTTCCCAgtgtaattctgtttttaatatcaTACTGAAACTTGCATATTAACATAATATGACATAAGAGTTTTTTACAGTCTTGTCAGTGACTGCATAACTAAACACTGACTCACGCTTTGATTTCTGATCCTCCAGACCCTGAGATGATTCACATGTATTCCATGGAAAGTCATGACTGTGTCAAATCTGTTTTCTTCATCTACTGACAGAAAGGCTGACCTCAGTGTCTATGCTTCCTTTTGCTTGACTTTTCAGATTTGTTTTCTACATTGCATTTCTAGCTGGACACCAAACAATAACAAACTAAATCTCTATTACAGTGCACTTCGGCATCTAACTAAAAGTGTCCACTGTATCCTGGCCTTTCCGAAGTATTGAAATttgagacaagaaaaaaaaatgaagatatttatttattttttcttaaacaaaaataatacagaaatctCATAAAGCAATATAATCACAGGTAAACTATGTGTCCTAAAATGTTCTGGTGAGATTTAACACAACATTTGAGCCTATAGGTATATTTTAACTATAAAATTCAGCAATGGTAAATACATAGCACCATTTCCAAAGAATTTCAAGCACAAAACGACAcaattccttgttttattattCTGGAATTTGGATATAAGAGAAAATTTCAAGTCGGCGTCAACAAATTCCCCTCGAGAATACACtttattatgacatttttaagACAAGATATTTGAAAAGGGTtataaaacacaatacaaaacaaaacgcATTATACTTTTCCTATATCTCTCCTCCTTGAGTCTAATCTTAAAAAGTCTGGGCCTTCATTGACACTTCATAGCATTACTATTTACAAAAAAAGCCATATAAAAGTGATATAAATAGGCTCACCAGCCAAAGacacctttttttgtgtgtgtcatgCACACTGTGTCTTCGCTGTATTCAATCTTCATGAACTGTCAGTTTCTTTGATCACATTAGGGTCTAAATATTCAGGCCTGGAGGAGACGGCCGTTGGGTTAGAGTCTGTTATCTGAGTAGTGTTCTCAGTTCTACAACAATCTCTGAGACCTAAACTCTCATTCTTTCTTCCTCAGGACAATATAAATGAAGCCACTGATGAGCGTGAGAGGGAAAGCCAGCCAGGCCAGGACGAAGGCGTATCCGTAAGCATCATTGTCATTTTTCACCTCTGGACTCATCACCGTGTAGATGATGGCCCCGCTCATCACAAACAGACCTTcgggagacagaaagagaatgaATAAAAACCTGTAGACGGGGTCCTTCAGTTGGGATAGGCGAAATTTGGATCTGATAGACCCGGTGAGGAAATACTCACTGGCAAGGACCTGGAAGACGGCTGTGAAAAAGAAGCGACCTCCCTTTACAAGAGTGAAGAGCTGGCAGAggaagaagatgaaggagatcAAGCAGAAAATGGTGGCTAGGACCATGAGGGCTTGAACTGCTTGAAGCCAGTCTGACAGATTGTAAagaaacacagacaaaaaaaacaaaaacagaatgacCATTACATTGCTACTAAGTCTTATGTTTCTCTTTCTCATATAAGAATGCATTTTGTCGTTGTACTAATGATGCGTTATCGCCCATTTggaacttttaaataaatatggaacTTTTCAAAGAACTCCTGAAGACTCACCAGCATCACTAGTCCCACTGCAGTCAGCTTCTCCATTCTTTTGTGTGCAGTCATACCAGAGGTGATAATTCCTGACTCCATCTGTTCTCCAGgccttttttttatgtaaagaaaCACCCATATGATCACATCTACACACGAACCTATCCTTCAATAAATTCCAGCTCAGAAATATGACCCACTGAAGCAAAAGCAAGCCAAGTCAGAGCTCAAAGATGATACTCACATTAGCACATGTGGAGATGAAGAGAATGATAAGGTCTGTCAGATGCAAGACTATCGTCGCTAACAGAATGGCCAGCATTTTGAGGTTCGTCTAAGAGAATAGAAACAGAAAGTAATCACAGTTCCTCCTTGAATACACACACCTGGCGGCTTTATAGAGGGCAGCGTTTACTCGTGCAGTTCCACACCTGACCACCAGATCGCGCTGCTATCAAACTTATCTCAACACAAACACCCGTTCAGTCctgtctgttttctttcttttttctcctaCATTTTAATCGAAAACATCTGTATTGTGGAAACATTACGCTGATCATTACACTAATCACACTGCAATGTTTGAAAAGACATCTAATATCTATATTTATCAGAAAAACACGTCCCACATGCAGTCACGTCACTTTTGCCGCATTTTTGTCCACGTCTTAACTGTTTTaacttttctgttgttgtttttttttccacccCGCCTGTTATGAGAAgctaacaaaaatgtaataaaatgaaatatttgttgaGTACGAACTGAGGCAGATTTCGGAAccatacaaaaagaaaaagaaggaaaaattCCAAAGCAGCGTTCCAAAGCATTTGTTTTCGTCCAGACCAAAACTCCGTGAGCGACtatgattaaaaataacaaaactttaCAGCTGCTCGTATCAAAATATTGGATATTCAGAGTAACAGTGTaaaactaatactaataatataattaacaaaaacaaacgtattaaaaacataataagaaGCGCAATAAGAATAATAGCCTAAAAAAACACTTCCCAAGAAGACAAACATGAGTTAAGGTTAGGACGTCTCCTGAAGGAAAATAGTGGTAAACAGAACTGTGGCTGAGTAATATAGCCTATCTCCTGAAAAAACGTGCAAACATTCCATAAATTAACCAAAGTAAAAAGAAAACGTCCAACGTTCTCCAACTTACAGGTGAAGGGAAGAGGAAAAAATCCTTGAAAAGCGAAAAGAGAGCAGGGAGAAAACACTGGGTTGCCTTTACTATGGGATCCCACTTAGATTCTCAAAGCACGAGTCTCTGTATTCCAGATGTAGTACCACAGCAGTATttgcttttttccctctcttCTATTCTTTACTCTTTTTTTCGGAAACGTGAGAACACCGCCCTGAAGCGTCACTGCGtcacactcttttcttttccctcCCATACTTCACAAGTTCTGACTTTAAAGGCTTagatagagagggagagagaaaaaaaatacgcTATTAAGCATTTATTCAAGCGCTTTAAACTTTACCCACTAACAATTTAAACTTAAACTAATGTTGGTAGACTTTAAGGGAACGTTAACCCTTTAATCACCATACATACACAATGTGATTGGTTTTATCATAAATTCATGAAATTAGCTGTATGGTTATGTCACAGAGAGCTTTTGTGTTTTACACACTTTTACAGCATATTCAGCTTTGTCCTTCATTTTGAACACTGTGATGTAGTGGTATAAGGCGGGTCTAAATGTGCTAGTGTTTATAGTGTGTACTAGTGTGTGTGGAGCCCCATAGGCCCCTCCCAGTGGCCCCACGGTATGCCCAGAATGCTGGCATGTATCTGTTTACTTCTGCATCTGGACTGCATAGCTAATAGATCCCAACTTAGTCGCTTTGAAGTTAAATACAAACAGGATTTCgacttttattaaactttttgaaTAAAACATTAGTCTTGTAACTCTTTGCAAATGCTTGATCCTATCGACGCTTGAAGATGTTTTGGTGCAGTCCGCGTGACTATGAGCCCCATTCTTTGTCACGCCCTCATCAGGAGTCCCATGGCAGCAGCTGTGTTTGTAAATAAAGCGAGGGAGGCGTTCCCTGTGCCAGTctgttttctttgttgttgttgttgttgtttttttctgtgagcTGCTTAGGGTGTGAGTGTTGGATGGCATAGCTGTGGGTTGGCTCAGGAGCTCTGCTGTTCTGTGAGATGGATGGATTATGGGTCAGAGTATGGGCTAGTGCCGGCAGGGCAATACGTTTACTCTGATCTCCTCGTTTGATGCAGGTCATAGGGAGGGTCATAAATATACGCCCATTCACTGAACTGTCTGACACAGTGCTGGCAGTGGACCATTAAGAGTCTTAAAGCCTTGTTGCTCAGCTagatttttaaattgatttatcagtaactttaataaatgtaagaaatataaCAACTTTGTAaggacaaataaacacacacaaacacccacccaccctcccacacacacacacacacacacacacacacacacacacatatatatatatatttacataaccCCCTGTTGGTTCATGAGGGAAGTGCAGGACATTTGTGAGTtgatgaaaatgattaaaaagtgaagtgacattcagccaagtatggtgacccatactcagaatttgtgctctgaatttaacccatccaaaatgcacacacacagagcagtgaacacacacacacactgtgagcacacagccatttatgctgtggcgcccagggagcagttgggggttcgatgccttgctcaagggcacctaagtcaaggtattgaaggtgaagagagaactgtacatgcacttcccccacctacaattccgttcggcccgagactagaacccacaacccttcgattgggagtccaaccctctaaccattaggccacaacttcccagcttaagactggaaataaataattatacataaatataatgagATGATGAAAAACGAATAATTcattaagtaattaaaatgtgaaataattataattaataaagaaaagaacaaataaacttttataaatttaagaaatataacaactttgtaaagacaaataaacacacacacaaacatatatatatatatatatatatatatatatatat
Proteins encoded:
- the LOC113074230 gene encoding peripheral myelin protein 22, which gives rise to MLAILLATIVLHLTDLIILFISTCANAWRTDGVRNYHLWYDCTQKNGEADCSGTSDADWLQAVQALMVLATIFCLISFIFFLCQLFTLVKGGRFFFTAVFQVLASLFVMSGAIIYTVMSPEVKNDNDAYGYAFVLAWLAFPLTLISGFIYIVLRKKE